One stretch of Streptomyces agglomeratus DNA includes these proteins:
- a CDS encoding GntR family transcriptional regulator, which translates to MPAEPTPAALPVAAARRRRLRADRARQLADLLRHQILAGGFPSGVLPLEDAIAADYRASRNTVRQALDLLRGERLVDRQPGVGTVVVCVKYPHGLDRLQGLAETLHEHGRVTNEVRTVGPVTAPGPVAHRLGLPEHTDVLCIERLRRLNGLPLSLDLSYLPMDVGGELLGCDLENTDVFRLLESLTGAPLGHAEITLEAVNADAHSAAVLQAPRGAAVLMLERLTCLSDGRPVDLEFIRFRGDRITMSGLLHRSV; encoded by the coding sequence ATGCCAGCCGAACCCACCCCCGCCGCCCTCCCCGTCGCCGCCGCGCGCCGTCGGCGGCTGCGTGCGGACCGGGCCCGGCAGCTCGCCGACCTGCTGCGGCACCAGATCCTGGCGGGCGGCTTCCCCAGCGGTGTCCTGCCCTTGGAGGACGCCATTGCCGCCGACTACCGGGCCAGCCGCAACACCGTCCGGCAGGCTCTGGACCTGCTGCGCGGCGAGCGACTCGTCGACCGGCAACCCGGCGTCGGCACCGTGGTGGTCTGCGTGAAGTACCCGCACGGGCTCGACCGCCTCCAGGGCCTGGCCGAGACCCTGCACGAACACGGCCGGGTCACCAACGAGGTCCGCACGGTCGGGCCGGTCACCGCGCCAGGCCCGGTGGCCCATCGGCTGGGCCTGCCCGAGCACACCGACGTGCTGTGTATCGAGAGGCTGCGCCGCCTGAACGGACTTCCGCTCTCCCTGGACCTGTCCTATCTGCCCATGGACGTGGGCGGTGAACTGCTGGGCTGCGACCTGGAGAACACGGACGTGTTCCGGCTCCTGGAGTCGCTGACCGGCGCTCCGCTGGGCCATGCCGAGATCACCCTGGAGGCCGTCAACGCCGACGCGCACTCCGCCGCGGTGCTCCAGGCCCCCCGCGGGGCCGCCGTACTGATGCTGGAACGACTGACCTGTCTGTCCGACGGGCGGCCGGTGGACCTGGAGTTCATCCGGTTCCGCGGCGACCGCATCACCATGAGCGGCCTGTTGCACCGCTCCGTCTGA
- a CDS encoding HEAT repeat domain-containing protein, whose product MAMFVHVTSAANAPRIRRSGIRAAGSGQGGLRGVYCFPVLPSYTLTHQWLRELARFGSRGGIVAVHVRLDDDQLVLVGRYTDRTRDAQATVPAAEAVRRIAALDDPRGWEVFVPRAIGPREVHRIRTAPQGVGWRYQPDAHGVRPCTCFGCRIRGGYGARRLRERMPHPLDGPPPPARVLLARVAAAGEPGDPAVLREVLHWFGTRRRGPLSQLTGLAAHPDPSVREELVWAVVRWSTPGVAELLDGLAEDPHADVREAVEAVRESP is encoded by the coding sequence ATGGCGATGTTCGTACACGTGACCTCGGCGGCGAACGCGCCGCGCATCCGACGGTCCGGGATCCGCGCAGCCGGCTCCGGGCAGGGCGGCCTGCGTGGGGTGTACTGCTTTCCCGTACTGCCGTCGTACACCCTCACCCACCAGTGGCTACGTGAACTGGCCCGTTTCGGCAGCAGGGGAGGGATTGTGGCCGTCCACGTGCGACTGGACGACGACCAGCTCGTACTGGTCGGACGCTACACGGACCGGACGCGCGATGCCCAGGCCACCGTTCCCGCTGCCGAGGCGGTGCGGCGGATCGCCGCTCTGGACGATCCGCGGGGGTGGGAGGTGTTCGTGCCCCGGGCGATCGGGCCGCGCGAAGTGCACCGCATCCGCACCGCGCCACAGGGGGTGGGCTGGCGTTACCAGCCGGACGCGCACGGCGTCCGCCCCTGCACCTGCTTCGGGTGCCGGATCCGCGGAGGGTACGGGGCGCGGCGCCTGCGCGAGCGGATGCCGCACCCGCTGGACGGTCCGCCGCCACCGGCCAGGGTGCTGCTCGCCCGGGTGGCAGCAGCCGGTGAGCCCGGCGACCCTGCCGTGCTGCGGGAGGTGCTGCACTGGTTCGGAACGCGTCGACGGGGCCCGCTCTCCCAGCTGACCGGGCTTGCTGCCCATCCCGACCCCAGTGTGCGGGAGGAGCTCGTGTGGGCGGTCGTCCGCTGGTCCACCCCTGGGGTCGCCGAGTTGCTGGACGGTCTCGCCGAGGACCCGCACGCGGACGTCCGGGAGGCGGTGGAGGCGGTCCGCGAGTCACCGTGA
- a CDS encoding FG-GAP-like repeat-containing protein yields the protein MHQRGRLALAIGTVATLTTGLLAINPAPAAAAAAKHYDDFNGDGYRDIAYRNTYTGISGPDGWSGGAVTITYGSARGLNTSRTQVIHQDSPGVPGAGEEDDMFGESLAGADLNKDGYADLVVGNPMEHVGDVQYQGSVTVVWGSASGLAGGTAITPKSNAKGHFGRDLATGDFTGDGSPDVAVIGGGDAWLYRGGFTKSGTTGSVSEIDKAGVGWSSSGLAAGKVDGDGKADLVVLGVQASGTDYNVRAWFLKGTFTGLSSGASKTLAAGQDEDGLNAAVADFDKDGYGDIAVGEPDESNGKGAVNLWYGASSGPSSTRSAKLTQDTAGVSGTPENYDDFAYDVSAADSNGDGYAISRSASPTRT from the coding sequence ATGCATCAACGCGGCCGTCTCGCCCTGGCGATCGGCACCGTGGCCACCCTGACCACCGGTCTGCTCGCCATCAACCCGGCCCCGGCCGCCGCCGCGGCGGCCAAGCACTACGACGACTTCAATGGCGACGGATACCGGGACATCGCGTACCGCAACACCTACACCGGCATCTCCGGACCGGACGGCTGGTCCGGCGGCGCCGTCACGATCACCTACGGGAGCGCCCGCGGCCTGAACACCTCGCGCACCCAGGTGATCCACCAGGACAGCCCGGGTGTCCCCGGCGCGGGCGAGGAAGACGACATGTTCGGCGAAAGCCTGGCCGGCGCCGACCTGAACAAGGACGGCTACGCGGACCTCGTCGTCGGCAACCCCATGGAGCACGTGGGCGATGTCCAGTACCAGGGCTCGGTGACTGTCGTCTGGGGCTCCGCGTCCGGCCTGGCCGGCGGCACCGCCATCACACCCAAGAGCAACGCCAAGGGCCACTTCGGCAGGGACCTGGCGACGGGCGACTTCACGGGGGACGGCTCCCCGGACGTGGCAGTCATCGGCGGCGGTGACGCCTGGCTGTACCGGGGCGGTTTCACCAAGTCCGGCACCACGGGCAGCGTCAGCGAGATCGACAAGGCGGGTGTGGGCTGGTCCTCGTCCGGCCTGGCCGCCGGCAAGGTCGACGGCGACGGCAAGGCGGACCTGGTGGTCCTCGGAGTGCAGGCGTCCGGCACCGACTACAACGTCCGCGCCTGGTTCCTCAAGGGCACCTTCACCGGCCTGTCCTCGGGCGCCTCCAAGACCCTCGCCGCCGGACAGGACGAAGACGGCCTGAACGCCGCCGTCGCAGACTTCGACAAGGACGGTTACGGCGACATCGCCGTCGGCGAGCCCGATGAGAGCAACGGCAAGGGCGCGGTCAACCTCTGGTACGGCGCATCCTCCGGCCCCAGCAGCACCCGCTCGGCGAAGCTCACACAGGACACCGCCGGAGTCTCGGGCACGCCCGAGAACTACGACGACTTCGCCTACGACGTCTCGGCCGCCGACTCCAACGGCGACGGCTACGCGATCTCGCGGTCGGCGTCCCCAACGAGGACGTGA
- a CDS encoding ABC transporter substrate-binding protein produces the protein MPRERNPLLPLLPVALLLPLATACGGSADADGNAEAKTVTVTVGYQSKTINTVTAGTLLRSLGYFEEELAARGKKDGTTYKVEWQDYATGAPITAQMTAGKIDIGSMGDFPLLINAARGKQLGQPTRLVSVTGYNLRGGLNTVVSAPGSPLRSLAGLRGKKVSTSVGSAADGTLVRALRQAGIDPDKGIQKLNQQPSVGASALTAGSVDALSQFVAWPGKQAFEGKATALYDGAELNLPTFHGVTVREKFAKQRTGILDDFLRAQRRATDHLRAHPVTAAESVAKVTGLPAEVVYLYNGAQGIATFDPELRPELIAALKEDVPVLKAAGLVGDVDVDAFVDPAPLRRAVRSAAYPKAGTAKPELWLKGASTTRSFDSPKELLKAANGADVRAAYVPDALTGTLWFADKAVWVADGSELRAFVTPASAKRYVDAHAGARVIRYADAVRLAS, from the coding sequence ATGCCCCGCGAAAGAAACCCCCTCCTCCCGCTGCTGCCGGTCGCCCTGCTGCTCCCCCTGGCCACCGCCTGCGGCGGTTCGGCCGACGCCGACGGCAACGCCGAAGCGAAGACGGTCACCGTGACCGTCGGCTACCAGTCCAAGACCATCAACACCGTCACCGCCGGCACCCTGCTGCGTTCCCTCGGCTACTTCGAGGAGGAACTCGCGGCCCGCGGGAAGAAGGACGGCACCACCTACAAGGTCGAGTGGCAGGACTACGCGACCGGCGCCCCGATCACCGCCCAGATGACGGCCGGGAAGATCGACATCGGTTCGATGGGAGACTTCCCACTGCTGATCAACGCGGCCCGCGGCAAGCAGCTGGGGCAGCCGACCCGGTTGGTCTCGGTCACCGGCTACAACCTGCGCGGCGGCCTGAACACCGTCGTCAGCGCGCCCGGTTCGCCTCTGCGCTCACTGGCCGGCCTTCGCGGCAAGAAGGTGTCCACCAGCGTCGGCTCAGCCGCCGACGGCACCCTGGTCCGGGCCCTCCGGCAGGCCGGCATCGACCCGGACAAGGGCATCCAGAAGCTCAACCAGCAGCCCAGTGTGGGCGCTTCGGCCCTGACCGCGGGCAGTGTCGACGCGCTCTCCCAGTTCGTCGCCTGGCCCGGCAAGCAGGCCTTCGAGGGCAAGGCCACCGCTCTGTACGACGGGGCCGAACTGAACCTGCCGACCTTCCACGGTGTCACGGTCCGGGAGAAGTTCGCCAAGCAACGGACCGGGATTCTCGACGACTTCCTCAGGGCGCAGCGGCGGGCCACCGACCACCTGCGCGCCCATCCGGTCACCGCGGCCGAGTCGGTGGCGAAGGTGACCGGGCTGCCGGCCGAGGTGGTCTACCTCTACAACGGCGCCCAGGGCATAGCCACCTTCGATCCCGAGCTCCGCCCGGAGCTGATCGCCGCGCTGAAGGAGGACGTACCGGTGCTGAAGGCGGCCGGTCTGGTGGGCGACGTCGACGTAGACGCCTTCGTCGACCCGGCGCCGCTGAGGCGGGCCGTACGGTCCGCGGCCTACCCGAAGGCGGGCACCGCCAAGCCCGAACTGTGGCTGAAGGGCGCGAGCACCACCCGCTCCTTCGACAGCCCCAAGGAGCTGTTGAAAGCCGCGAATGGCGCCGACGTCCGGGCCGCGTACGTGCCGGACGCGCTGACCGGCACCCTGTGGTTCGCCGACAAGGCGGTGTGGGTAGCGGACGGCAGCGAGCTGCGCGCCTTCGTCACCCCGGCGAGTGCGAAGAGGTACGTGGACGCTCACGCGGGGGCGCGGGTCATCCGTTACGCGGACGCCGTGAGGCTGGCGTCATGA
- a CDS encoding ABC transporter permease — MSVGRRLLRLASLAAALGVWQLLTSLDVNLWLRFEQFPTVGEVASAFADRVGTAPYWQDLGHSLRRIVVGFVLAALAGVAVGTAVARSRWAADLLGPLVEVVRPVPAIALVPVAILLLPTNEQGIVFITFTAAFFPVVVSTRHAVRALTPVWEEAVLTMGGGRLRVLFSVVLPGALPGIFGGLSVGIGVSWICVISAEMISGEYGVGYRTWQDYTIVDYPGVFVGMATIGALGWLTSTAVELLGRRATSWLPRPAARGAAGAPRPAFRRAARTRADAAEPAATIRTAVPRKEPVP; from the coding sequence ATGAGCGTGGGCCGCCGGCTGCTCCGCCTGGCCTCGCTGGCCGCGGCCCTCGGGGTGTGGCAGCTGCTGACCTCGCTGGACGTCAACCTGTGGCTGCGGTTCGAGCAGTTCCCCACGGTCGGCGAGGTGGCCTCCGCCTTCGCCGACCGGGTCGGCACCGCCCCGTACTGGCAGGACTTGGGCCACAGCCTGCGCCGGATCGTGGTGGGTTTTGTGCTGGCCGCGTTGGCGGGGGTGGCGGTCGGAACGGCCGTCGCCCGGTCGCGGTGGGCCGCCGACCTGCTGGGCCCACTGGTGGAGGTGGTGCGGCCGGTGCCGGCCATCGCGCTGGTTCCGGTCGCCATCCTGCTGCTGCCCACCAACGAGCAGGGCATCGTGTTCATCACTTTCACGGCCGCCTTCTTCCCGGTGGTGGTGTCGACCCGGCACGCGGTCCGGGCGCTCACCCCGGTGTGGGAAGAGGCCGTACTCACCATGGGCGGCGGCCGGCTCCGGGTGCTGTTCTCGGTGGTGCTGCCGGGAGCGCTGCCGGGCATCTTCGGCGGCCTGTCGGTGGGCATCGGCGTTTCGTGGATCTGCGTGATCTCCGCGGAGATGATCTCCGGCGAGTACGGGGTGGGCTACCGCACCTGGCAGGACTACACGATCGTCGACTATCCGGGGGTGTTCGTCGGCATGGCCACCATCGGCGCCCTCGGGTGGCTCACGTCGACCGCGGTGGAACTGCTGGGCCGTCGCGCCACCTCCTGGCTGCCCCGCCCGGCCGCGCGGGGAGCCGCCGGCGCACCGCGTCCGGCGTTCCGCAGGGCCGCCCGCACCCGGGCGGACGCCGCCGAACCCGCCGCCACCATCCGCACCGCTGTTCCCCGGAAGGAGCCGGTCCCATGA
- a CDS encoding alpha/beta hydrolase family protein, whose translation MVTRTRTATAVALLCALALPVSTAATASASAVAPRLSAPSSPSVPAPAAPRSSVASSVPAAFVSAARAELPAPTGPYAVGSSVLHLVDRSRPDPWVREAGARELMVTLHYPAARHSGPPGPRPAPAPYATTEEARLLLRGLNLEQAVPAARLAEMRTHSRRDARPARGRHPLVLLSPGFGVSRYTLTHLAEDLAGRGYVVASVDHAYESLGTAMPGGRVLTCEACTAVEEGGVDESLVAATRADDMSFVIDRLTGCHAVTKYAAMIDKRRIGMAGHSIGGAAAATAMVADRRIGAGINMDGGFQEELPSGGLGGRPFMMLGTDDAVHRPGGSDTSWNTVWPALDGWKRWLTVAGSEHFTFSDSPVISRHFGLPQPPLPADRAVAITRTYVAAFLDVHLRGMDRPVLDGPTAAQPEVRFHRP comes from the coding sequence ATGGTCACACGTACTCGTACGGCCACGGCCGTCGCGCTTCTCTGCGCCCTCGCCTTACCCGTCTCCACAGCGGCCACCGCATCGGCCTCCGCCGTCGCACCTCGGTTGTCCGCTCCTTCCAGTCCCTCCGTGCCTGCTCCGGCGGCTCCCCGGTCATCGGTGGCTTCTTCGGTCCCGGCCGCCTTCGTATCCGCCGCCCGCGCCGAACTTCCCGCTCCGACGGGGCCGTACGCGGTCGGCAGCTCGGTCCTCCACCTCGTCGACCGTTCGCGCCCCGACCCCTGGGTGCGCGAGGCCGGCGCGCGGGAGCTGATGGTGACGCTGCACTACCCGGCTGCCCGGCACTCCGGCCCGCCGGGTCCCAGACCCGCGCCCGCGCCGTACGCCACGACCGAGGAGGCGCGGCTGCTGCTGCGTGGCCTCAACCTCGAACAGGCCGTGCCGGCGGCGCGGTTGGCTGAGATGCGTACGCACAGCCGACGCGACGCCCGCCCCGCACGTGGCCGACACCCTCTCGTTCTCCTCTCGCCCGGCTTCGGCGTCTCCCGCTACACACTCACCCACCTCGCCGAGGACCTCGCCGGCCGCGGGTACGTGGTCGCGTCCGTCGACCACGCCTACGAGTCCCTCGGTACGGCGATGCCGGGCGGGCGCGTGCTGACCTGCGAGGCCTGTACGGCGGTCGAGGAGGGCGGCGTGGACGAGAGCCTCGTCGCCGCGACGCGCGCCGACGACATGTCGTTCGTCATCGACCGCCTGACGGGCTGCCATGCCGTCACCAAGTACGCGGCGATGATCGACAAGCGGCGGATCGGCATGGCCGGTCACTCCATCGGCGGCGCCGCCGCGGCTACCGCGATGGTGGCGGATCGCAGGATCGGGGCGGGCATCAACATGGACGGCGGCTTCCAGGAGGAACTGCCGTCCGGGGGCCTCGGGGGCCGCCCGTTCATGATGCTCGGGACGGACGACGCAGTACACCGGCCCGGTGGGTCCGACACGAGCTGGAACACCGTGTGGCCGGCGCTCGACGGGTGGAAGCGCTGGCTGACCGTGGCCGGCTCGGAGCACTTCACCTTCTCCGACAGCCCCGTCATCTCACGGCACTTCGGTCTGCCACAACCACCCCTCCCTGCCGACAGGGCCGTCGCCATCACCCGCACCTACGTCGCCGCCTTCCTCGACGTCCATTTGCGGGGCATGGACCGGCCCGTACTGGACGGACCGACCGCGGCTCAGCCGGAGGTGCGGTTCCACCGGCCATAA
- a CDS encoding fumarate reductase/succinate dehydrogenase flavoprotein subunit has translation MDTLVDTPPAIPALADATELSCDVLVIGGGTAGTMAALTAAGRGARVLLLEKAHVRHSGALAMGMDGVNNAIIPGRAEPDDYVAEITRANDGVVDQSTVRQTATRGFAMVQRLESYGVKFEKDEHGEYAVRQVHRSGSYVLPMPEGKDVKKVLYRQLRRREMRERIRIENRVMPVRVLTHPDDGRAIGAAGFDTRTGRFVTVRAGAVILATGACGRLGLPASGYLYGTYENPTNAGDGYAMAYHAGAALTGIECFQINPLIKDYNGPACAYVANPFGGYQVNRHGERFVESDYWSGQMMAEFSAELASDRGPVYLKLSHLPDETIASVESILHTTERPTRGTFHEGRGHDYRTHDIEMHISEIGLCGGHSASGVRVDAHARTTVPRLYAAGDLACVPHNYMIGAFVYGDLAGEDAARHRAYEGELPQDQLAAAHDLVYRPLRNPGGPPQPQVEYKLRRFVNDYVAPPKTGAKLSLAVEAFTRMSGEIDGMGARTPHELMRCAEVTFIRDCAEMAARASLARTESRWGLYHERLDHPGRDDAGWLHHLDLRKSASGAMEFTARPVEPYVVPVPEFAPAPGPERWLGEVALVPVATAGPRDAAPAARPATPPAAPSAARDVAAPATVEALDVSAPSPALLRLLSLAEESPDLDALRPYLDDADPAVRAAAVAALGETVPAGAGPALAERLRDAAPQVRAAAAAALRELVEVLPAEARLGAGLREALDVPDPAVRAAALDVLRALRLGDAGVYAAALADTDIDVRITAVRALVSVDAVAELAVAAADPAREVRVAVARGLAAVHSPAPAPLDPLLADADPLVRAAALAALAATGCPPPYAARAAAALEDLAWQVRAGAATALRAAPPALAVPALSGALADPNADVRKAAVLSLLPHRTEPGARAALATAASDPDADVRAYASRAAS, from the coding sequence GTGGACACCCTGGTGGACACCCCGCCGGCCATCCCCGCCCTCGCCGACGCGACCGAACTGTCCTGCGACGTCCTGGTCATCGGCGGCGGCACCGCCGGCACCATGGCCGCGCTGACCGCCGCCGGACGCGGCGCGCGGGTGCTGTTGCTGGAGAAGGCGCACGTCCGGCACTCCGGCGCCCTCGCCATGGGCATGGACGGCGTCAACAACGCGATCATCCCGGGCCGGGCCGAACCCGACGACTACGTCGCCGAGATCACCCGCGCCAACGACGGCGTCGTCGACCAGTCCACCGTCCGGCAGACCGCGACCCGCGGCTTCGCGATGGTGCAGCGCCTGGAGTCGTACGGGGTGAAGTTCGAGAAGGACGAGCACGGCGAGTACGCGGTGCGCCAGGTGCACCGGTCCGGTTCGTACGTGCTGCCCATGCCGGAGGGCAAGGACGTCAAGAAGGTCCTCTACCGGCAGCTGCGGCGTCGCGAGATGCGGGAGCGGATCCGCATCGAGAACCGGGTCATGCCGGTCAGGGTGCTGACCCACCCGGACGACGGCCGGGCCATCGGCGCCGCCGGGTTCGACACCCGCACCGGGCGGTTCGTCACCGTCCGGGCGGGCGCGGTTATCCTGGCCACCGGGGCATGCGGCCGGCTCGGTCTGCCCGCCTCCGGCTATCTGTACGGGACGTATGAGAACCCCACGAACGCGGGCGACGGGTACGCGATGGCGTACCACGCGGGGGCCGCGCTGACCGGGATCGAGTGCTTCCAGATCAACCCGCTGATCAAGGACTACAACGGGCCGGCGTGCGCGTACGTCGCGAACCCGTTCGGCGGGTACCAGGTCAACCGGCACGGCGAGCGGTTCGTAGAGTCGGACTACTGGTCGGGACAGATGATGGCCGAGTTCTCGGCCGAACTCGCCTCCGACCGGGGTCCGGTGTACCTCAAGCTCAGTCATCTGCCGGACGAGACCATCGCCTCCGTCGAATCGATCCTGCACACGACCGAGCGGCCCACCCGCGGCACGTTCCACGAGGGCCGCGGCCATGACTACCGCACCCACGACATCGAGATGCACATCTCGGAGATCGGGCTCTGCGGCGGGCACTCCGCCTCCGGTGTACGGGTGGACGCGCACGCCCGCACCACCGTGCCCCGGCTGTACGCGGCCGGCGACCTGGCCTGCGTACCGCACAACTACATGATCGGCGCGTTCGTCTACGGCGATCTGGCCGGCGAGGACGCCGCACGCCACCGGGCGTACGAGGGCGAGCTGCCCCAGGACCAGCTGGCCGCCGCCCACGACCTCGTCTACCGGCCGCTGCGCAACCCCGGCGGGCCGCCGCAGCCGCAGGTGGAGTACAAACTGCGGCGGTTCGTCAACGACTACGTGGCACCGCCGAAGACCGGCGCGAAGCTGTCCCTGGCGGTGGAGGCGTTCACCAGGATGTCGGGGGAGATCGACGGGATGGGCGCGCGCACGCCGCACGAACTGATGCGGTGCGCGGAGGTCACCTTCATCCGGGACTGCGCGGAGATGGCCGCCCGCGCCTCACTGGCCCGGACCGAGTCGCGGTGGGGCCTGTACCACGAGCGGCTGGACCACCCGGGGCGGGACGACGCGGGCTGGCTGCACCATCTCGACCTGCGCAAGTCCGCTTCGGGGGCGATGGAGTTCACGGCGCGGCCGGTCGAGCCGTACGTGGTCCCGGTGCCGGAGTTCGCTCCGGCACCCGGACCGGAGAGGTGGCTGGGCGAGGTCGCGCTGGTGCCGGTGGCCACGGCGGGGCCGCGGGACGCCGCCCCGGCCGCCCGCCCGGCCACGCCTCCGGCCGCGCCCTCGGCCGCGCGGGACGTGGCAGCGCCGGCCACGGTCGAGGCCCTCGATGTCTCCGCGCCCAGCCCCGCCCTCCTGCGCCTGCTCTCCCTCGCCGAGGAGTCCCCCGACCTGGACGCGCTGCGCCCCTACCTGGACGACGCCGACCCGGCGGTGCGGGCGGCCGCCGTGGCCGCCCTCGGTGAGACGGTGCCGGCCGGCGCCGGGCCCGCGCTCGCCGAGCGCCTGCGGGACGCCGCGCCGCAGGTCCGGGCCGCCGCCGCGGCCGCGCTGCGCGAGCTGGTCGAAGTACTGCCCGCCGAGGCGCGGTTGGGGGCGGGGCTGCGGGAGGCGCTGGACGTCCCCGACCCGGCCGTGCGGGCCGCCGCGCTCGACGTGCTGCGCGCCCTGCGACTGGGCGACGCCGGGGTGTACGCCGCCGCGCTCGCCGACACGGACATCGACGTACGCATCACCGCCGTACGGGCCCTGGTCTCGGTGGACGCGGTCGCGGAACTGGCGGTCGCCGCCGCCGACCCGGCCCGCGAGGTCCGGGTCGCCGTGGCCCGCGGCCTCGCGGCCGTGCACTCCCCGGCACCCGCGCCGCTCGACCCGCTGCTGGCCGACGCGGACCCGCTCGTCCGCGCCGCCGCGCTCGCCGCACTGGCCGCCACCGGCTGCCCGCCCCCGTACGCCGCGCGGGCCGCCGCGGCGCTCGAGGACCTGGCCTGGCAGGTCCGGGCGGGTGCTGCGACCGCGCTCCGTGCGGCGCCGCCCGCCCTGGCGGTCCCTGCCCTCTCCGGTGCCCTCGCCGACCCGAACGCGGATGTCCGCAAAGCCGCCGTCCTCTCGCTCCTCCCCCACCGCACCGAACCCGGGGCTCGGGCGGCCCTCGCCACGGCCGCCTCCGACCCGGACGCCGATGTCCGCGCCTACGCGTCCCGCGCGGCCTCGTGA
- a CDS encoding ABC transporter ATP-binding protein, translated as MSTTTLLALPAPPGAELVLHDVRLGHGDGAAVPGTVALRIAPGELLAVVGPSGCGKSTLLRTVAGLLPPLDGQVTQDGERIGQPAADRALVFQHDALLPWRTVRANVELPLAIRRVPRAERRRAAADWLDRVGLAGHADKLPHQLSGGQRQRVQLARALAGRPRAVLMDEPFGALDAHTRAEMQDLLVDILRDTGATVVFVTHDVDEAVHLGDRVLLLGSGQVLDVPHPRARDARHAPGTTELHRRILESL; from the coding sequence ATGAGCACCACGACCCTGCTCGCCCTACCCGCGCCGCCGGGCGCCGAACTCGTCCTGCACGACGTACGCCTCGGCCACGGGGACGGCGCTGCCGTCCCCGGCACGGTGGCGCTGCGGATCGCGCCGGGGGAACTGCTTGCCGTGGTGGGGCCCTCCGGCTGTGGCAAGTCCACCCTGCTGCGCACCGTCGCCGGGCTGCTGCCCCCTCTCGACGGGCAGGTCACCCAGGACGGTGAGCGGATCGGACAGCCCGCCGCCGACCGCGCGCTCGTCTTCCAGCACGACGCCCTGCTGCCCTGGCGTACCGTCCGCGCCAACGTGGAACTGCCGCTGGCGATCCGCCGGGTCCCCCGGGCCGAGCGGCGGCGGGCAGCGGCCGACTGGCTGGACCGGGTCGGTCTGGCAGGGCACGCCGACAAGCTGCCGCACCAGTTGTCCGGCGGGCAGCGGCAGCGCGTCCAGCTGGCCCGCGCCCTGGCCGGCCGGCCCCGCGCGGTCCTGATGGACGAACCCTTCGGCGCGCTCGACGCGCACACGCGCGCCGAGATGCAGGACCTGCTGGTCGACATCCTGCGGGACACCGGCGCCACCGTCGTCTTCGTCACCCACGACGTGGACGAGGCTGTGCACCTCGGCGACCGGGTCCTGCTGCTCGGCTCCGGACAGGTGCTGGACGTACCGCACCCGCGTGCGCGCGACGCCCGGCACGCGCCCGGCACCACCGAACTGCACCGCCGCATCCTCGAATCCCTCTGA
- a CDS encoding 4Fe-4S dicluster domain-containing protein, translated as MPLVPQRADVPVTIDESQCIDGCTLCVDMCPLDSLAIREDNGKAYMHVDECWYCGPCAARCPTGAVTVNMPYLLR; from the coding sequence ATGCCTCTCGTTCCGCAGCGCGCCGACGTGCCCGTGACCATCGACGAGTCTCAGTGCATCGACGGCTGCACGCTCTGCGTCGACATGTGTCCTCTCGACTCGCTCGCGATCCGCGAGGACAACGGCAAGGCGTACATGCACGTGGACGAGTGCTGGTACTGCGGCCCGTGCGCGGCCCGCTGCCCCACCGGCGCGGTCACCGTCAACATGCCCTACTTGCTCCGGTGA
- a CDS encoding TetR/AcrR family transcriptional regulator, translated as MPRASDTRQSIVDAVLRIIGQDGIAAVTNRRIAKEAGLSLGSVTYHFATQHELLRESLLHFVAEETRHFTELADACTDERFDIGQAAEAVAQVAGGNAFDSRHIAPFELYVQAGRDERLRAAAAECFAAYDLLATRILTQLGVPDPERLAGAAVALVFGQQLRRLATGAPAEELVDTLLILTRFSEAETP; from the coding sequence ATGCCCCGCGCTTCCGACACCCGCCAGAGCATCGTCGACGCCGTCTTGCGGATCATCGGGCAGGACGGCATCGCCGCCGTCACCAATCGGCGGATCGCCAAGGAGGCCGGCCTCTCCCTCGGTTCCGTCACGTACCACTTCGCCACCCAGCACGAGCTGCTGCGCGAGAGCCTGCTGCACTTCGTGGCCGAGGAGACCCGGCACTTCACGGAGCTGGCCGACGCGTGCACCGACGAGCGCTTCGACATCGGACAGGCGGCCGAGGCGGTGGCACAGGTGGCGGGCGGCAACGCCTTCGACAGTCGCCACATCGCGCCCTTCGAGCTGTACGTCCAGGCCGGCCGCGACGAACGGCTGCGTGCCGCCGCGGCCGAGTGCTTCGCCGCCTACGACCTGCTGGCCACCCGGATCCTGACCCAGCTCGGCGTGCCGGACCCCGAACGCCTGGCCGGCGCGGCCGTCGCCCTGGTCTTCGGGCAGCAGCTGCGCCGCCTGGCCACCGGCGCCCCAGCCGAGGAACTCGTCGACACCCTGCTCATCCTGACGCGGTTCAGCGAGGCGGAGACCCCTTGA